In Paenibacillus sp. J23TS9, a single genomic region encodes these proteins:
- a CDS encoding TetR/AcrR family transcriptional regulator, whose protein sequence is MPKVDRRVLKSQEAIKKAFIQLLSEKSFDHITVQDISDRANVGRRTVYDHYEDKFDLLDKLIKEHIDELRKLCETASEMSFAEGNLIWFEYFERHSSFFSTMLGTKGTSAFRNHFLKFVIEELERDVDITEGINQGLSKELILKFFGAAVVEIVENWFTNGLSEPTHVVAEQVGILLDRNL, encoded by the coding sequence ATGCCTAAGGTAGATCGAAGAGTACTAAAATCTCAAGAAGCCATCAAAAAGGCTTTCATTCAACTCCTGTCCGAAAAAAGCTTTGATCATATTACGGTTCAAGATATTTCCGATCGGGCCAATGTCGGTCGGAGAACCGTTTATGATCACTATGAGGATAAATTTGATTTGCTGGATAAGCTCATCAAGGAACATATCGATGAACTGAGGAAGCTTTGTGAAACAGCATCGGAAATGAGTTTTGCTGAGGGGAATCTGATTTGGTTTGAATACTTTGAACGTCATTCTTCATTCTTTTCAACGATGCTTGGCACCAAAGGGACTTCTGCTTTTCGTAATCATTTCCTGAAATTTGTAATTGAGGAATTGGAGCGCGATGTAGATATAACCGAAGGGATAAATCAAGGATTAAGCAAGGAATTAATTCTTAAATTTTTTGGAGCAGCTGTCGTTGAGATCGTGGAAAACTGGTTCACCAACGGATTATCCGAACCGACTCACGTTGTGGCAGAACAAGTAGGGATCTTGTTGGACAGGAATTTATAG
- a CDS encoding DinB family protein produces MDVFKSQYELIQRTRESLFRYCETFSHADYVKEMEALGGISIRSLHAHVADCYRVWLGSRALGKSLPKIKPESVDNVQEMREVFKKTDALVHEFLNDFKNKWEPTNQASWQSDSVGLTELWLFTHTITHEFHHRGQIVKMGRQLGYIPPKMNLAKP; encoded by the coding sequence ATGGATGTATTCAAAAGCCAGTATGAATTGATCCAACGCACAAGGGAATCTTTATTTCGTTATTGCGAGACTTTCTCCCATGCAGATTATGTTAAAGAAATGGAAGCCTTAGGCGGAATTTCTATTCGCAGTCTGCATGCTCATGTAGCCGATTGTTATAGGGTATGGTTGGGGAGTCGCGCACTTGGTAAATCACTTCCCAAAATAAAACCAGAATCCGTTGACAATGTACAAGAAATGCGTGAAGTTTTTAAGAAAACGGATGCCCTGGTTCATGAATTTCTGAATGATTTTAAAAACAAATGGGAACCTACCAATCAAGCATCCTGGCAAAGTGACAGCGTAGGGTTAACGGAATTATGGCTTTTTACACACACCATCACCCACGAATTTCATCATAGAGGCCAAATTGTAAAAATGGGCAGGCAACTCGGGTATATCCCGCCGAAAATGAACCTCGCTAAACCTTAG
- a CDS encoding cupin domain-containing protein, with amino-acid sequence MAKHEEVKNGVIFPAGEKNDAFAQFFVGQSYLKTLIADPKVNVGVGNVTFEPGCRNNWHIHRDGFQLLLVTGGEGWYQEEGQPAQFLTPGDVIVTHDGVKHWHGAAKDSWFEHIAITAGKPEWLEPVSDEVYEQAAK; translated from the coding sequence ATGGCAAAGCATGAAGAAGTGAAAAATGGTGTTATTTTCCCGGCAGGAGAGAAAAACGACGCATTCGCACAATTTTTTGTGGGGCAAAGTTATCTTAAAACCTTGATCGCCGACCCTAAAGTGAATGTGGGGGTAGGGAACGTAACCTTTGAACCGGGATGCCGTAACAACTGGCATATCCACCGTGACGGATTTCAACTGTTATTGGTTACAGGAGGGGAAGGCTGGTACCAAGAAGAAGGGCAGCCTGCTCAATTCCTGACACCCGGCGATGTTATTGTCACTCACGATGGTGTGAAGCACTGGCATGGCGCAGCTAAAGACAGCTGGTTTGAACACATCGCCATTACGGCCGGCAAGCCGGAATGGCTCGAACCCGTTTCCGATGAAGTATATGAACAAGCAGCCAAATAA
- a CDS encoding Rrf2 family transcriptional regulator — translation MKFSKATDYALHTMLFLTAATPQKPIGVQQLAERQSVSPTYLSKILTKLVKAGMIESITGVNGGYRLKRNWENISFLDIIHAIEGSASLFDCSFDHGPGCPIQKVVLSAEQKMEEQLRNQKMSDLVRDLDIVI, via the coding sequence ATGAAGTTCTCAAAGGCTACCGATTATGCCCTTCATACGATGCTCTTTCTTACTGCGGCGACTCCTCAAAAACCAATAGGTGTTCAGCAGTTGGCAGAGCGGCAGAGCGTATCTCCCACCTATCTGTCCAAAATTCTGACCAAGTTGGTCAAGGCGGGCATGATTGAATCGATAACGGGGGTAAATGGCGGATATCGGCTCAAACGAAATTGGGAAAATATTTCGTTCTTAGATATTATTCATGCGATTGAAGGTTCAGCCTCCTTGTTCGATTGCAGTTTCGATCATGGACCAGGATGCCCGATTCAAAAAGTGGTGTTATCGGCAGAGCAGAAGATGGAAGAACAGTTGAGAAATCAGAAAATGTCTGATCTTGTGCGGGATTTGGATATAGTCATATAA
- a CDS encoding carboxymuconolactone decarboxylase family protein has protein sequence MDRVEKSRKKFQQLFGDHVPAAYSTDPEFHDILSRFIFGDVFYQGNLDDKQRELITLVVLATIQTLPQLRSHVSTALNVGLTPVEIKEAVYQCAPYIGFPKTLDAINEVNGAFEASHIAMPLESQTKVDEDHRLEKGLAVQTEIFGDVIQSMRTNAPSNQKHIQEYLSAFCFGDFYTRGGLDLKTRELLTLCIISSLGGAEGQVKAHVQGNKNVGNDKETLITAITHCLPFIGFPRTLNALACVNEIIPED, from the coding sequence ATGGATCGTGTTGAGAAGAGCCGAAAAAAATTCCAACAGCTTTTTGGCGATCATGTACCCGCCGCATATTCTACGGACCCGGAGTTCCATGATATTTTGAGCCGATTTATTTTCGGGGACGTTTTTTATCAGGGGAATCTGGATGACAAACAACGGGAACTGATCACCCTGGTCGTGCTTGCAACGATCCAGACGTTGCCCCAGCTTAGGTCCCATGTCAGCACGGCGCTGAATGTCGGCCTGACACCTGTAGAGATCAAAGAAGCGGTTTATCAGTGCGCTCCATACATTGGATTTCCCAAGACATTAGACGCGATCAACGAAGTCAACGGGGCTTTCGAAGCCAGTCATATTGCAATGCCGCTTGAGAGCCAAACGAAGGTTGATGAAGATCATCGCCTGGAAAAGGGACTTGCCGTGCAGACCGAGATTTTCGGCGATGTGATACAAAGCATGAGAACAAACGCCCCTTCAAATCAAAAGCATATTCAGGAATACCTTTCTGCTTTTTGCTTCGGAGACTTTTACACCCGGGGCGGACTTGATTTGAAAACAAGAGAGTTGTTAACACTGTGTATCATAAGCAGCTTGGGCGGCGCAGAAGGTCAAGTAAAGGCACATGTGCAGGGCAACAAAAACGTGGGGAATGACAAGGAAACTTTGATTACCGCCATCACCCATTGCCTTCCCTTTATCGGCTTTCCGAGAACGCTGAATGCGTTAGCTTGCGTGAACGAAATTATTCCTGAAGATTAA